The following are from one region of the Natronosporangium hydrolyticum genome:
- a CDS encoding DUF3307 domain-containing protein, producing the protein MSAGYEAAAVVGAVFAALYAAHMVGDHFVQTQHQADHKGLPGWRGRVACLGHVVSYTATGVVALLVLVLGTGLTLDPWRVAAGLAISAVTHYIADRRTPLRRLAEATGSARFYLLGVPRPGRDDNPSLGTGAYALDQSWHIGWLFVAAVVIA; encoded by the coding sequence ATGAGCGCCGGGTATGAGGCAGCCGCGGTGGTCGGGGCGGTATTCGCTGCCTTGTATGCGGCTCACATGGTGGGTGACCACTTCGTTCAGACTCAGCACCAGGCAGATCACAAGGGTTTGCCGGGGTGGCGTGGTCGGGTCGCCTGCCTGGGGCACGTGGTGTCCTACACCGCTACCGGGGTGGTGGCGCTGCTGGTGCTGGTGCTGGGTACCGGGCTGACGTTGGACCCGTGGCGGGTCGCGGCAGGGCTGGCGATCTCGGCAGTGACCCACTACATCGCCGACCGGCGTACGCCGCTGCGGCGGTTGGCTGAGGCGACCGGGTCGGCCCGGTTCTACCTGCTGGGGGTTCCGCGACCCGGTCGCGATGACAACCCGTCGCTTGGTACCGGGGCGTACGCGCTCGATCAGTCCTGGCACATCGGCTGGCTGTTTGTTGCCGCGGTGGTGATCGCATGA